A single region of the Marmota flaviventris isolate mMarFla1 chromosome 10, mMarFla1.hap1, whole genome shotgun sequence genome encodes:
- the Dffa gene encoding DNA fragmentation factor subunit alpha — translation MEVTGGAPGPDEIRLLKPCLLRRNQSREQHGVAASCLEELRSKACDILAIDKSLTPVTLVLAEDGTIVDDDDYFLCLPSNTKFVALASNEKWTYSNSDGGTAWISQESVDIDETDSGAGLRWKNVARQLKQDLSSIILLSEEDLQVLINVPCSDLAQELCQSCATVQGLQNTLQQVLDQREEARQSKQLLELYLQALEKEGGILSKQEESKAALSEDVDTVDTAVSREITSEIALRGQILTVLKEKPVPELSLSNQDLELVTREDTRVLAAALNWDIKKAETVQRACDQELTLRLQQVQSWCSLRNLSARRNSLPGDPQNPKRAKHDPT, via the exons ATGGAGGTGACTGGTGGTGCTCCGGGACCCGACGAAATCCGGCTTCTAAAGCCATGTCTGCTGCGCCGCAATCAGAGCCGCGAACAGCATGGCGTGGCGGCCTCCTGCCTCGAGGAGCTGAGGAGCAAGG cCTGTGACATTCTGGCCATTGACAAGTCCCTGACACCAGTCACTCTGGTCCTAGCGGAGGATGGTACCATAGTGGATGATGATGATTACTTCCTCTGTCTGCCTTCCAACACAAAGTTTGTGGCATTGGCCAGTAATGAGAAGTGGACATACAGCAATTCAG ATGGAGGTACAGCTTGGATTTCCCAAGAGTCCGTTGATATCGACGAAACAGACAGTGGGGCAGGACTGAGGTGGAAGAATGTGGCCAGGCAACTGAAACAAGATCTGTCCAGCATCATCCTGCTGTCAGAGGAAGACCTTCAA GTGCTTATCAACGTTCCGTGTTCAGACCTGGCTCAGGAACTCTGCCAAAGCTGTGCTACTGTCCAGGGGCTCCAGAACACACTCCAGCAGGTGCTTGATCAGAGAGAGGAAGCCCGTCAGTCCAAGCAGCTCCTGGAGCTTTATCTGCAGGCCTTGGAAAAGGAGGGTGGCATCTTGTCAAAGCAGGAAG AGTCCAAAGCTGCCCTCAGTGAAGACGTGGATACAGTTGACACAGCCGTCAGCAGAGAGATCACCTCTGAAATTGCACTTAGGGGCCAGATCCTCACAGTGCTGAAAGAGAAGCCTGTACCTGAGCTGAGCTTGTCTAATCAGGATTTGGAG TTGGTGACCAGGGAAGATACCAGAGTGTTGGCTGCTGCCTTGAACTGGGACATAAAGAAGGCAGAAACGGTTCAACGGGCCTGTGATCAGGAGCTCACCCTGCGCTTGCAGCAGGTACAGAGCTGGTGCTCACTCAGGAATCTTTCAGCAAGGAGGAATTCCCTGCCTGGAGACCCACAGAATCCTAAAAGAGCCAAGCACGACCCCACATAG
- the Cort gene encoding cortistatin — protein MGGSRAGGKWPWACAMLLLLLWGATATALPLESGPSRQDSTHMQEVAEIKKNGLLTFLAWWHEWTSQASPGALTGGHASEVSKRQEGPPLQQPRRQDKTPCKNFFWKTFSSCK, from the exons ATGGGCGGCAGCAGAGCTGGAGGGAAGTGGCCGTGGGCCTGTGCAATGCTGCTACTGCTGCTCTGGGGGGCCACAGCCACTGCTCTTCCCCTCGAGAGTGGCCCCAGCCGCCAGGACAGCACG CATATGCAAGAAGtggcagaaataaagaaaaatggccTCCTGACTTTCCTTGCTTGGTGGCATGAGTGGACTTCTCAGGCCAGTCCTGGAGCCCTTACTGGAGGGCATGCCAGTGAGGTTTCCAAACGGCAGGAAGGCCCACCCCTTCAGCAGCCCCGTCGCCAAGATAAAACGCCCTGCAAGAACTTCTTCTGGAAGACCTTCTCCTCCTGCAAATGA